A single Streptococcus thermophilus DNA region contains:
- a CDS encoding nucleotidyltransferase, giving the protein MKTRAIIEFKDTYASMECQELGYQTKETALAITSPTGQILSSTPLFRKAYGSNTAHIDQLPFTVDTLNITAKGLSEKARANLEDWIAHTIILPMDYDKYFTKHQSLLHLLAESPIVESVQSLTYKTVKIYFSEALNDEHIRQLQGFILSQAGIYSYIGTSTVSDRNAYQALEWAKLDINGRAHNNHKPAIFHRSKSLLGGFLQHGNQESIS; this is encoded by the coding sequence ATGAAAACAAGAGCAATTATTGAATTTAAAGACACTTACGCTAGCATGGAATGTCAGGAACTTGGTTACCAAACCAAGGAAACCGCCTTGGCGATTACTTCACCTACTGGACAAATTCTATCAAGTACACCGCTTTTCAGAAAGGCATATGGTTCTAACACTGCTCACATCGACCAGCTTCCTTTCACCGTAGATACCCTCAATATTACAGCTAAAGGACTTAGTGAAAAAGCTAGAGCTAATTTAGAGGATTGGATTGCCCATACTATTATTCTTCCAATGGACTATGATAAGTACTTTACTAAACATCAATCATTGCTACATCTCTTAGCAGAGTCGCCTATCGTTGAGTCTGTTCAATCCTTAACTTATAAGACTGTTAAGATATATTTTTCAGAAGCACTTAACGACGAACACATTCGACAACTTCAAGGCTTTATTCTTTCTCAGGCAGGTATCTACAGCTACATTGGTACTTCTACGGTATCAGATCGAAATGCTTATCAAGCACTTGAATGGGCCAAACTAGATATAAATGGGCGTGCACACAACAATCACAAGCCTGCTATTTTTCACCGCAGCAAAAGCCTCTTAGGTGGTTTTCTTCAACATGGAAACCAAGAAAGCATTTCATAA